A single genomic interval of Spirosoma taeanense harbors:
- the rpsO gene encoding 30S ribosomal protein S15 produces MYLTTEKKQEIFSTSGYAKSATDTGSAESQIALFTYRISHLTEHLKVHKHDYGTQLGLLKLVGKRRRLLNYLQKKDIMRYRAILAALGLRK; encoded by the coding sequence ATGTATTTAACGACCGAAAAAAAGCAGGAGATTTTCTCTACCTCGGGTTACGCCAAAAGTGCTACGGACACCGGGTCGGCCGAATCCCAGATCGCGCTGTTTACGTACCGGATCAGTCATTTGACCGAGCACCTGAAAGTTCACAAGCACGATTACGGCACCCAACTGGGTCTTTTAAAATTAGTTGGTAAGCGTCGGCGTCTGCTGAACTACCTCCAGAAGAAAGACATTATGCGGTACCGGGCTATTCTGGCCGCATTAGGACTCCGTAAATA